From Aquificota bacterium, one genomic window encodes:
- a CDS encoding SLBB domain-containing protein codes for MEIFLKLRYSFFIIFILLYFVVAQSQEMIDPSQSPSTNQQTLPPDSVIQQLKDLQNTRIENKKSTVENKEIKKNQEEKEEKTEEKEKESKYITEKAELEESDIENNLNKIYSDVLKDKKLKQFGYDFFKGSKKALSPVGDDYILGPGDNLKVFLWGDPVDILYLDREVSLEVSRDGTVYIPNVGVLNVAGLKIGDFKKILTQRLSSKYKNLKVDVVLEKLRAFKVYTTGFVKNPGVILVNPLDNLIDALTLAGGVSKNGSLRNIEIKRKTPDGIITYKVDLYDLFIKGLPVDVKLRDEDVIYVPPIGDTVAIAGDVKRPAIYELKDEKTLEDVIKFAGGFNPSVSEVFVRLSRFSKDGVKIFEGSLSDKDFIKTKLLNGDFLFFGQKPSVMENAILVKGEVYYPGYYSINDTKTLKELIDKAKPLVNAEIVQIIRENKETFSTKIKDIIENKLDIDLNSKDTVIFYNKYLSEPIYVFGYVKQSQTVPYYPNIRLLDVLRDVEFKEDIRRLKAIVIKNKELEKIKRKTNELESLKEEDLIGLNYDTVYLYDLLVKYDESKNINLYPGDTVVILKTARSEKAPSVTILGEVKNPGKYEIDRSTTLADVIKKAGGYTENAYPQGLIFIRDTIKKLQKEKLETTMSLLEEEFIKSTRQVSFATEEEKQAALMAIQEQKKLIQLMRKKAEFGLGRIALDIPPTLQELEKSNQNIVLEDGDTVIVPSRPSYILVLGDVYNQIALPYVKGYRLKDYLEMVGGVGKNADKKNIYIIKANGRVVSSQSVGRSFLLWSGLEDYQLSEGDTIVVPTELKIPIAWRPMIKDIVQIIFQSISTAVLAKRL; via the coding sequence ATGGAGATTTTTCTGAAATTGAGGTACTCATTTTTTATTATATTTATATTATTATACTTTGTAGTTGCACAGTCTCAGGAGATGATAGATCCAAGTCAAAGTCCTTCTACAAACCAACAGACTTTACCACCTGATTCTGTAATTCAACAATTAAAAGATTTACAAAATACACGTATAGAGAATAAAAAATCTACAGTAGAGAATAAAGAAATTAAAAAAAATCAAGAAGAGAAAGAAGAAAAAACTGAAGAAAAAGAGAAAGAGAGTAAATATATAACTGAGAAAGCTGAATTAGAAGAATCTGATATAGAAAATAATTTAAATAAGATTTATTCAGATGTATTAAAAGATAAAAAATTAAAGCAGTTTGGTTATGATTTCTTTAAAGGATCAAAAAAGGCTTTATCTCCTGTTGGAGATGATTATATATTAGGTCCGGGAGATAACTTAAAAGTGTTTTTATGGGGAGATCCTGTTGATATTCTGTATTTAGATAGAGAAGTTTCTTTAGAAGTGTCTAGAGATGGAACAGTTTATATTCCAAATGTTGGTGTATTAAATGTAGCAGGATTAAAAATAGGAGATTTTAAAAAGATATTAACCCAAAGACTTTCCAGTAAGTATAAAAATCTAAAAGTGGATGTGGTACTTGAAAAGCTTAGAGCATTTAAAGTTTATACAACAGGCTTTGTTAAAAATCCGGGAGTGATACTTGTAAATCCTCTTGATAATCTAATAGATGCTTTAACTTTAGCAGGAGGTGTAAGCAAAAATGGTTCTTTAAGAAATATAGAAATAAAGAGAAAAACACCAGATGGTATAATCACCTATAAAGTAGACCTGTACGATTTGTTTATAAAAGGTTTACCTGTAGATGTAAAGTTAAGAGATGAAGATGTTATATATGTCCCACCTATAGGAGACACGGTTGCAATAGCTGGAGATGTAAAAAGACCGGCTATATACGAGCTTAAAGATGAAAAAACTTTGGAAGACGTAATAAAATTTGCAGGAGGTTTCAACCCATCTGTAAGTGAAGTGTTTGTAAGGTTGTCAAGATTTTCTAAAGATGGAGTAAAAATTTTCGAAGGAAGTTTATCAGATAAAGATTTTATAAAAACAAAACTATTAAACGGAGATTTTTTATTTTTTGGCCAGAAACCTTCTGTAATGGAAAATGCCATCCTTGTAAAAGGAGAAGTATACTACCCGGGATATTACTCAATTAACGACACAAAAACCTTAAAAGAACTTATAGATAAAGCTAAACCTTTAGTAAACGCAGAAATAGTACAAATAATCAGAGAAAATAAGGAAACTTTTTCAACTAAAATTAAGGATATAATAGAAAATAAATTAGATATAGATCTAAATTCCAAGGATACTGTTATTTTTTACAACAAGTACTTATCAGAGCCCATATATGTTTTTGGTTATGTAAAACAAAGCCAAACAGTACCTTACTATCCAAATATAAGATTACTTGATGTTTTAAGGGATGTTGAATTTAAAGAGGATATTAGAAGATTAAAAGCAATAGTTATTAAAAATAAAGAATTGGAAAAGATAAAAAGAAAAACTAACGAACTTGAAAGTTTAAAAGAAGAAGATTTAATTGGTTTAAATTACGATACTGTATATCTTTATGATTTATTGGTTAAATATGATGAAAGTAAAAACATAAATCTATATCCGGGTGATACTGTAGTAATCCTAAAAACTGCCAGAAGTGAAAAAGCTCCTTCTGTTACTATTTTGGGAGAAGTGAAAAATCCGGGTAAGTATGAAATTGATAGAAGCACAACTTTAGCAGATGTTATAAAGAAAGCTGGTGGTTATACAGAAAATGCATATCCACAAGGTCTAATTTTTATAAGAGATACTATCAAAAAACTACAAAAAGAAAAATTAGAAACAACAATGTCCCTTTTAGAAGAAGAGTTTATCAAATCAACTAGACAAGTCTCTTTTGCAACAGAAGAAGAGAAGCAAGCTGCCTTAATGGCTATCCAAGAGCAAAAAAAGTTAATCCAATTAATGAGAAAAAAAGCAGAGTTTGGCCTTGGAAGAATTGCTTTAGACATTCCACCTACACTACAAGAGCTTGAGAAATCAAACCAAAACATTGTATTAGAAGATGGTGATACTGTTATTGTACCTTCAAGACCAAGTTATATTTTAGTCTTGGGTGATGTTTATAACCAGATAGCCCTTCCTTATGTAAAAGGGTATAGGTTGAAGGATTATTTAGAAATGGTGGGAGGAGTTGGTAAAAACGCAGATAAAAAGAACATTTACATTATAAAAGCAAATGGAAGGGTTGTTTCTTCCCAATCGGTAGGAAGGTCATTTTTACTATGGTCAGGTTTAGAAGATTATCAGCTGTCAGAAGGTGATACTATAGTAGTCCCAACAGAGCTTAAAATACCTATAGCTTGGAGACCTATGATAAAAGATATAGTACAAATAATATTCCAATCTATATCAACAGCAGTACTTGCTAAGAGGTTATAA